From a single Streptomyces rubradiris genomic region:
- a CDS encoding NADH-quinone oxidoreductase subunit D has protein sequence MSSTQSAAARETTEGTVYTVTGGDWDEVVQSAARADDERIVVNMGPQHPSTHGVLRLILEIEGETVTEARCGIGYLHTGIEKNLEYRTWTQGTTFVTRMDYLTSFFNETAYCLAVEKLLGIEDQITERAEIIRVLLMELNRMSSHLVCIATGGMELGATTIMIYGFRDREMILDLYELITGLRMNHAYIRPGGLAQDLPPGAVDQIREFVKKMKKNLPEYDKLATGNPIFKARMQDIGYLDLAGCMALGATGPILRSTGLPHDLRKAQPYCGYENYDFDVPTADSCDAYGRFLVRLEEMRQSLRIIEQCLDRLQPGPVMVADKKIAWPAQLALGPDGLGNSLDHIKKIMGTSMEALIHHFKLVTEGFRVPPGQAYTAVESPKGELGVHAVSDGGTRPYRVHFRDPSFTNLQAMAAMCEGGQVADVIVAVASIDPVMGGVDR, from the coding sequence GTGAGCAGCACCCAGTCAGCAGCCGCCCGGGAAACCACCGAGGGCACCGTCTACACGGTCACCGGTGGCGACTGGGACGAGGTCGTCCAGTCCGCGGCCCGCGCCGACGACGAACGCATCGTCGTCAACATGGGTCCCCAGCACCCCTCCACCCACGGAGTGCTCCGCCTCATCCTGGAGATCGAGGGCGAGACGGTCACCGAGGCCCGCTGCGGCATCGGCTACCTCCACACCGGCATCGAGAAGAACCTCGAATACCGCACGTGGACGCAGGGCACCACGTTCGTGACGCGCATGGACTACCTGACGTCCTTCTTCAACGAGACCGCCTACTGCCTCGCCGTCGAGAAACTCCTCGGCATCGAGGACCAGATCACCGAGCGCGCCGAGATCATCAGGGTGCTCCTGATGGAGCTGAACCGGATGTCCTCCCACCTGGTGTGCATCGCCACCGGCGGCATGGAGCTCGGCGCCACCACGATCATGATCTACGGATTCCGTGATCGTGAAATGATTCTCGACCTCTACGAGCTCATCACGGGCCTGCGCATGAACCACGCGTACATCCGGCCCGGCGGACTCGCCCAGGACCTGCCGCCCGGCGCGGTGGACCAGATCCGCGAGTTCGTGAAGAAGATGAAGAAGAACCTCCCGGAGTACGACAAGCTCGCCACCGGGAACCCCATCTTCAAGGCCCGCATGCAGGACATCGGCTACCTCGACCTGGCCGGCTGCATGGCCCTCGGCGCCACCGGCCCGATCCTGCGCTCCACCGGCCTCCCGCACGACCTGCGCAAGGCCCAGCCGTACTGCGGCTACGAGAACTACGACTTCGACGTCCCGACCGCCGACTCCTGCGACGCCTACGGCCGCTTCCTCGTCCGCCTGGAGGAGATGCGCCAGTCGCTCAGGATCATCGAGCAGTGCCTGGACCGGCTCCAGCCCGGCCCGGTCATGGTCGCGGACAAGAAGATCGCCTGGCCCGCCCAGCTCGCCCTCGGACCGGACGGACTCGGCAACTCCCTCGACCACATCAAGAAGATCATGGGCACCTCCATGGAGGCCCTCATCCACCACTTCAAGCTGGTCACCGAGGGCTTCCGGGTCCCGCCGGGGCAGGCGTACACGGCCGTCGAGTCGCCCAAGGGCGAACTCGGGGTGCACGCCGTCTCCGACGGCGGCACCCGCCCCTACCGGGTCCACTTCCGCGACCCGTCCTTCACCAACCTTCAGGCCATGGCGGCGATGTGCGAGGGCGGCCAGGTCGCCGACGTCATCGTCGCCGTCGCGTCCATCGACCCCGTGATGGGAGGCGTCGACCGGTGA
- the nuoE gene encoding NADH-quinone oxidoreductase subunit NuoE — translation MTTSSSERGISLGMPELPAPAYPDDVRARLEADAREVIARYPDSRSALLPLLHLVQSEEGHVTRTGMRFCADMLGLTTAEVTAVATFYTMYRRRPSGDYQVGVCTNTLCAVMGGDAIFETLQEHLGVGNGETTGDGKVTLEHIECNAACDYAPVVMVNWEFFDNQTPASAKRLVDDLRAGRPVQPTRGARLCTFKETARILAGFPDERPGAVEEGGSAGPASLVGLRLAKGEAAPARVVHPRVQQSPDAPSAGQAEEEGE, via the coding sequence GTGACCACCTCTTCTTCGGAGCGGGGCATCAGCCTGGGCATGCCCGAACTGCCCGCACCGGCCTACCCGGACGACGTCCGGGCCCGGCTGGAGGCGGACGCGCGCGAAGTGATCGCGCGCTACCCCGACTCCCGCTCCGCCCTGCTGCCGCTGCTCCACCTCGTGCAGTCCGAGGAGGGCCACGTCACCCGCACCGGGATGCGGTTCTGCGCGGACATGCTCGGCCTGACCACGGCCGAGGTCACCGCGGTCGCCACCTTCTACACCATGTACCGGCGCCGGCCCTCCGGCGACTACCAGGTCGGCGTGTGCACCAACACGCTGTGCGCGGTCATGGGCGGCGACGCCATCTTCGAGACCCTCCAGGAGCACCTGGGCGTCGGCAACGGCGAGACCACCGGCGACGGCAAGGTCACCCTGGAGCACATCGAGTGCAACGCGGCCTGCGACTACGCGCCGGTCGTGATGGTCAACTGGGAGTTCTTCGACAACCAGACCCCCGCGAGCGCCAAGCGCCTGGTCGACGACCTGCGCGCCGGGCGCCCCGTACAGCCCACGCGCGGGGCGCGCCTGTGCACCTTCAAGGAGACCGCGCGCATCCTGGCCGGCTTCCCCGACGAGCGGCCCGGGGCCGTCGAGGAGGGCGGCAGCGCGGGACCCGCCTCGCTGGTGGGCCTCCGCCTGGCCAAGGGAGAGGCCGCGCCCGCGCGCGTGGTCCATCCGCGGGTCCAGCAGTCCCCGGACGCCCCGTCGGCGGGCCAGGCAGAAGAGGAGGGGGAGTGA